In Ictalurus punctatus breed USDA103 chromosome 3, Coco_2.0, whole genome shotgun sequence, the following are encoded in one genomic region:
- the LOC128632733 gene encoding uncharacterized protein LOC128632733, with amino-acid sequence MDPTLQHLLETSLQQHAVTQQLAESLQVATQTLIAMRTETPAASTPLPDATSEIRRLLPPLGPEEDLEAYFETFESIACREGWDRDDWPRALGPLLTGEARTAYYALDPEEATDYLAMKEGVLAWCGRTPGRAATEFHRWVYRTGARPRCQMNALLRITKRWLRPDRHTASEVAEKVAVDRFLRALPRAERQAVGAHAPTTPQELLTALERTLATLELDSGEQQHLDRPLGAQGPRSDRQTRPRIWRNPQRAPTCEHPRDEPMPTEPEREAARLLTKPWLAGCALHQQQPPEAPSVTVWVEGRPVTALLDTGSTVTLAQPSILPEGRRPSGTLTVTCVHGDTREVPSAEVQIRSEASTWPLQVGIIPELPVPLLLGRDWPGFRVVPRAESWRPRRRGKGIPTRPAYLAQDDGEATSEGKTPQTTNPLSSVFPQVNREGKFGREQKEDDRLKHCWAQVRVIEGVDQSPDLRLPTSYFLVRGGLLYQRACRRGEQVDLLVVPRAKTAILLHLAHTHPLGGHLGARNTLEKLRDRFVWPGMDAEVRTFCQQCPQCQRTAPRRPPPAPLIPLPIIGVPFERVGMDLVGPLPKSARGHEYILVLVDYATRYPEAVPLRKATSQNIARELVLLFSRVGIPKDVLTDQGTPFVSKLMADLCRMLQVKHLRTSVYHPQTDGLVERFNQTLKRMLRRVVDEEGRNWDLLLPYVLFAVRECPQASTGFTPFELLFGRRPRGLLDVAREAWEEQPSPFRSVVEYVQDMQARIDRVGPIVREHMLAAQEEQKKVYNRPAQPREFQPGDRVLLLVPSSACKFLARWQGPYTVLERRGPVNYRLQQPGKPKDGKLYHINLLKKWVEPTPVVSAFAVQDSDRGKGTLVGFGEDLTPTQRQELTELTDQFADVFSAAPGMTQLVQHEIKTPPGVVVRQRPYRVPEARRQAIEEEISRMLRDHIIEESSSPWSSPIVVVPKPDGSMRLCNDFRRLNQVSEFDSYPLPRVDDLIERLGRARFISTLDLTKGYWQVALAPEARPKTAFSTATGHWQYRVLPFGLHGAPATFQRLMDILLRPHRQFAAAYLDDVVIHSSTWADHLFHLREILKALREAGLTANPKKCHLGLTEAQYLGYRIGRGMLKPQQKKIEAVKDYPRPTSKKQVRAFLGLAGYYRRFVPNFSAVASPLSDLTKKGQPDQVRWTADAERAFQALKEALTSAPILRNPDFDLPFTVHTDASETGLGAVLSQTFDGEEHPVLYISRKLSPAERKYAAVEREALAIKWAIEELRYYLAGRHFILITDHAPLQWMAKAKDTNARVTRWFLALQDFSFQVKHRAGAQHGNADGLSRRDALWAHHRAAVGSELRGGYCRDGQRSGAHQRENAPSPTAAPARRGQLPAEHSASWKDRRGRAGLTRLRPAIGGSNGEVPPLRRRRRRIKERASGREAEENIVASKRTPSRKRGRDRRIVRVAHTEDAGPGKPPPRLGNPASATSRLRRPSRLHKPPHSSIYHTFTSP; translated from the exons atggaccccACCCTGCAACACTTGCTGGagaccagcctccagcagcacgccGTGACGCAGCAGCTCGCCGAAAGCCTTCAGGtcgccacacagacactgatcgccATGAGGACTGAGACCCCCGCCGCCTCCACGCCTCTCCCCGACGCAACCAGCGAGATCCGCCGCCTACTACCCCCCCTTGGCCCCGAAGAGGACCTTGAGGCGTACTTCGAGACCTTCGAGAGTATCGCCTGCCGGGAGGGGTGGGACCGTGACGACTGGCCCCGTGCCCTTGGTCCcctgctcacgggagaggcccgaacagcctactatgccctcgacCCGGAGGAGGCTACGGACTACCtggcgatgaaggagggagtcctggcgtGGTGTGGCCGAACCCCTGGCCGGGCCGCTACTGAATTCCATCGTTGGGTTTATCGAACAGGTGCTCGACCACGTTGCCAGATGAACGCCCTCCTCCGGATCACCAAACGATGGCTCCGACCGGATCGGCATACCGCCTCGGAGGTGGCGGAGAAGGTGGCGGTCGACCGTTTCCTGAGAGCTCTACcccgggcagagagacaggccgtGGGGGCCCACGCCCCAACTACGCCCCAGGAACTCCTGACTGCCCTGGAGCGAaccttggccaccctggagctcgactccggggagcagcagcacctcgatcGGCCCCTCGGTGCCCAGGGCCCCCGGTCTGACCGCCAGACCCGGCCCCGCATCTGGAGGAACCCACAGAGGGCGCCCACTTGTGAACACCCCCGagacgagcccatgcctacagagccggagagggaagccgcccggctgcttacaaaaccatggctggcaggctgcgccctccatcagcagcaacCGCCAGAGGCGCCCTCcgtgacggtgtgggtcgaagggagaccggtaaccgccctactggacaccgggagcacggtgacccttgcccaaccctccatcctgcctgagGGGCGCCGACCAAGCGGGACGCTTACCGTGACatgcgtccatggggacacccgggaggtcccctcagctgaggtccagatccggaGCGAAGCCAGCACCTGGCCCCTCCAGGTCGGAATCATCCCCGAACTCCCCGTGCCCCTCCTCCTGGGACgagactggccaggattccGGGTGGTACCGAGAGCCGAGTCCTGGAGACCGCGGCGGCGGGGGAAGGGGATCCCAACCCGGccggcctacctggcccaggacgacggagAGGCCACCTCAGAAGGTAAGACCCCCCAAACTACTAACCCTCTGTCATCTGTCTTTCCCCAGGTAAACCGGGAGGGAAAGTTCGGTCGGGaacagaaggaggacgaccgactgaagcactgctgggcccaggtacgggtgatagagggggtcgaccagagcccagacctgaggcTCCCCACATCGTACTTCCTCGTCCGAGGGGGGCTCCTGTACCAACGGGCCTGccgccgcggggagcaggtggacctactggtggtgccCCGAGCCAAGACAGCCATCTTATTACACCtagcccacacccatcccctcggcggccacctgggggcccgaaataccctggagaaactgcgggaccgcttcgtgtggcccgggatggacgcggaGGTCCGGACCTTTTGTCAACAGTGCCCGCAGTGCCAACGCACGGCCCCGCGGAGGCCCCCGCCGGCGCCCCTGATACCCCTGCCCATCATCGGTGTCCCGTTtgagcgagtgggcatggatctcgtggggcccctacccaagtcggcccggggccatgaatacatcctggtcctggtcgactacgccactcggtaccctgaggcggtgccgctccgcaaggccacctcgcaaaacatcgccagggagctggtactcctcttcagtcgagtggggatccccaaggacgtgttgaccgaccaaggtacgccgtttgtctcgaagctaatggcggatttgtgtcgtatgttacaggtgaagcacctccggacgtccgtctaccacccccaaaccgacggacttgttgaaaggttcaatcagaccctcaagcggatgctgcgccgggtggtggacgaggaggggaggaactgggacctcctcctcccctacgtactcttcgccgttcgggagtgcccccaggcgtccacgggcttcacgccCTTCGAGCTCCTGTTCGGGCGGCGGCCGCGGGGATTGTTGGATGTAGCCcgcgaagcctgggaggagcaaccatccccGTTCCGCTCCGTCGTCGAGTACGTGCAGGACATGCAAGCCaggattgacagggtgggccccatcgtccgggagcacatgctggcggcgcaggaggagcagaagaaggtatacaaccgccccgcacagccccgggaattccagccgggggaccgggtcctcctgttagtgcccagcagcgcctgcaagttcctcgcccggtggcaaggtccatacactgtcctcgagcgccggggcccAGTCAACTACCGCCTACAGCAACCCGGTAAGCCGAAGGACGGGAAGCTATACCacataaacctgctgaaaaagtgggTGGAACCAACCCCGGTGGTGTCGGCGTTCGCAGTTCAGGACTCGGACCGgggcaagggtaccttggtcggcttcggggaggacctcacccccacccaaagacaggagcttaccGAGCTGACCGACCAGTTTGCAGATGTGTTTTCGGCTGCCCCGGGAATGACtcagctggtccagcatgaaatcaagactcctcccggtgtagtggtgagacaaaggccataccgtgtccccgaggcccggcgccaggccatcgaggaggaaatcagtcgcatgctgcgggaccacatcatcgaggagtccagcagcccctggtccagccccatcgtcgtcgtgccgaagccggatgggagcatgaggctatgcaatgacttccggaggctgaaccaggtgtcggagtttgacagctaccccctccccagagtggacgacctgattgagaggctggggagagcccgattcatatcgaccctggacctcaccaaaggctattggcaagtggcgctcgcaccggaggcaaggcccaagacagcctttagcacggccaccggccactggcagtaccgggttctcccctttgggctgcacggggcgcccgccacgttccagcggctaatggacatcctcctgcgacCCCACCGACAGTTTGCCgcggcctacctggacgacgtggtcatacactcctccacctgggccgaccacctgttccacctcagggagatcctgaaagccctccgggaggccggcctgacggcgaacccaaagaaatgccacctagggctgacggaagcccagtacctgggataccgcatcggacgggggatgctgaagccccaacaaaaaaagatcgaggctgtgaaggactaCCCACGTCCAACGtcgaaaaaacaggtacgtgccttcttgggattggcgggCTACTATCGCAGGTTTGTGCctaacttttctgctgtagcctctcccctctcagaccttacaaagaagggccagccagaccaggtgaggtggacagccgatgcagaaagggccttccaggccctaaaagaagccctcaccagcgcgccgatactccgcaacccggactttgacctcccgttcactgtacatactgatgcgtccgagaccgggctgggtgccgtcctctcccagaccttcgacggggaagaacacccagtcctctacatcagccggaagctgtccccggccgagaggaagtatgcggcggtcgagcgggaggcactagcaataaaatgggccatcgaggagctgcgatACTATCTGGCGGGCAGGCACTTCATCCTCATAACCgaccacgcccccctgcagtggatggccaaggcgaaggacaccaacgcccgggtaacccgctggttcctcgccttacaagacttctcttttcaggttaagcaccgggcaggggcccagcatggtaacgcggatgggctctcacgacgagacgccctctgggcccaccaccgagcggcagtaggctcggagctgaggggggggtactgtcgcgacgggcagagatccggcgcacaccagagggaaaacgctccttctccgactgctgcaccggcacgacgtgggcagcttcctgccgaacattccgccagctggaaggaccgccgcggcagggcggggctgacgcgactccggcccgcgattggcggatccaacggggaagtcccaccactcaggcgacgacggaggaggataaaagagcgcgcttccggccgggaagcggaagagaatatcgtggcgtcaaaacggactcc gagtcgtaagcgcggacgagaccgccggatagtgagagtcgcacacacggaggacgccggcccgggaaaacccccgccccgcctcgggaatcccgcctccgccacgagtcgactccgccggccgtcacgccttcacaaacccccgcactcttccatttatcacacgttcacctcaccctag
- the fgf8a gene encoding fibroblast growth factor 8, producing the protein MRLIPSRLSYLFLHLFAFCYYAQVTIQSPPNFTQHVNEQSRVTDRVSRRLIRTYQLYSRTSGKHVQVLANKKINAMAEDGDVHAKLIVETDTFGSRVRIKGAETGFYICMNRRGKLIGKRNGQGKDCIFTEIVLENNYTALQNVKYEGWYMAFTRKGRPRKGSKTRQHQREVHFMKRMPKGHHIAEHRPFDFINYPFNRRTKRTRYSGER; encoded by the exons ATGAGATTAATTCCGTCACGATTAAGTTATCT GTTCCTTCACCTCTTTGCGTTTTGCTACTATGCTCAG GTAACCATTCAGTCCCCGCCTAATTTTACACAGCATGTGAATGAGCAGAGTAGGGTGACGGACCGGGTCAGCCGCAGACTCATCCGGACCTACCAGCTTTACAGCAGAACCAGCGGCAAGCATGTACAGGTCCTGGCCAACAAAAAAATCAACGCCATGGCCGAGGACGGAGATGTGCACG CAAAACTCATTGTGGAGACAGACACATTCGGCAGTCGAGTTCGAATTAAAGGAGCTGAGACAGGATTCTACATCTGCATGAACAGGAGAGGAAAGTTGATTGGCAAG AGAAATGGTCAGGGGAAAGACTGCATTTTCACAGAGATAGTGCTGGAGAATAACTACACAGCTCTCCAGAATGTAAAGTATGAGGGCTGGTACATGGCATTTACACGCAAAGGAAGACCTCGCAAGGGCTCCAAAACCAGGCAACACCAGCGGGAAGTGCACTTCATGAAGCGAATGCCCAAAGGACACCACATCGCAGAGCACAGACCCTTTGATTTCATCAACTACCCTTTCAACAGACGGACTAAACGAACCCGTTACTCAGGAGAGCGCTGA